A part of Oncorhynchus kisutch isolate 150728-3 linkage group LG2, Okis_V2, whole genome shotgun sequence genomic DNA contains:
- the LOC109906446 gene encoding zinc finger protein 227-like, with protein sequence MSKIDFLRVFLNQKLIAAAEEIFGVVEETIAEYQEEVSHTKEENRRLRSMLDIRSKPQIKLHRRADLQQLTVAVSDEQQEWSPSLGQKDPEPTRMKDEHGEPRTSQEDENNFNEFINSYGCASSGYYQDPTQPSHGDRYSLPSTSTEQIKTEPYVEDYGVSEPTREPQPFSAVDTECSAAQSENRGHIDRMECGGPLSGLMLKPLKSKRTKTVKGQGCHSVKDRKLNHLKSHSRPSVSWDAAPSCKVCGKQFDSMASLLNHVQMHTQDKEHLCGVCGKFCQSTESMMDHLQTHIGAKCCHICGKYFAWDTFLKRHLRSHTGEKPFHCQDCGKGFTQRGHLNLHMRSHTGEKPHQCQDCGKCFSQNTSLIVHMRTHTGEKPYMCPVCKKCFTTSSMLKKHQTAHKHIGVLNVANATMDSDHTESREEGLQEGEQMTVPCVGGGGELDSRLRDM encoded by the exons ATGTCTAAAATTGATTTCTTGAGAGTGTTTCTCAACCAGAAATTGATAGCGGCAGCTGAGGAGATATTTGGTGTCGTTGAAGAAACGATAGCAGAGTACCAGGAAGAGGTTTCTCACACAAAGGAGGAGAACAGGCGTCTACGGAGCATGCTGGATATTCGTTCTAAGCCACAGATCAAGTTACATAGACGAGCAG ACCTCCAGCAGCTCACTGTCGCCGTGTCTGATGAGCAGCAGGAGTGGAGCCCCAGTCTGGGGCAGAAGGACCCAGAACCCACACGGATGAAAGATGAACACGGTGAACCAAGAACCAGTCAGGAGGATGAGAATAATTTCAATGAGTTTATCAATTCTTACGGCTGTGCATCAAGTGGCTATTATCAGGACCCAACTCAGCCCTCACATGGAGATAGATACTCTCTACCCAGCACCTCAACTGAACAGATCAAAACAGAACCTTATGTAGAAGACTATGGTGTATCAGAACCAACCAGAGAGCCCCAGCCCTTCTCTGCAGTAGATACAGAGTGTTCTGCAGCTCAGAGTGAAAACAGAGGACATATTGACAGGATGGAGTGTGGAGGACCTCTGTCAGGTCTAATGTTAAAGCCACTCAAATCAAAGAGAACAAAGACAGTAAAAGGACAAGGTTGTCATAGTGTTAAGGACAGGAAATTGAACCATCTAAAATCACACTCGAGACCCAGTGTAAGCTGGGATGCTGCTCCTAGTTGTAAGGTATGTGGAAAGCAATTTGACTCCATGGCGTCTTTATTAAATCATGTGCAAATGCACACACAGGATAAAGAACatctttgtggtgtgtgtggaaaATTCTGTCAGTCCACAGAAAGTATGATGGATCACCTACAAACTCACATTGGAGCAAAGTGTTGTCATATTTGTGGTAAATATTTTGCTTGGGATACTTTCCTGAAAAGGCATTTGAGGAgtcatacaggggagaagccgtTTCACTGTCAAGATTGTGGCAAAGGATTTACTCAGCGTGGACACCTAAACTTACATATGAGGAGCCACACAGGGGAAAAACCACATCAATGCCAGGATTGTGGCAAATGTTTCAGCCAGAATACATCTCTGATTGTGCACATGAggactcacacaggggagaagccatacATGTGTCCTGTGTGTAAAAAATGCTTTACCACATCAAGTATGTTGAAGAAGCATCAGACAGCTCACAAACATATAGGTGTCTTGAACGTGGCCAATGCCACAATGGATTCAGACCATACAGAGTCACGTGAAGAGGGTTTACAAGAAGGAGAACAAATGACTGTGccctgtgtggggggggggggagaattgGACAGCAGACTGAGAGACATGTGA